The proteins below are encoded in one region of Parvicella tangerina:
- a CDS encoding HNH endonuclease, translated as MAQNSIKRKTKQKLEEKQPYCIVCLEAKEAKSIEHIVSESFGNKTYLLEKGALCDECNNLFSKFEETALSRTVLAMERARLGMASKKGKTAKGTFGKLKVEGNDEFKKNFITAYGLKNEDIVDFNPETGEFKLHIPSFEKSAVATGKLLLKTGIESIYQSRRTIYNECDFTDLREHLLGINNTDWPFITTSLELDHFSWVPFGRELPPLIKKQIRLWYSNTSDGILFKFKYGAIPMIINLTNRDLEWVADYTYEQNDKRVSIYPEHFRKKVDKLLSDD; from the coding sequence ATGGCCCAGAACTCTATAAAGAGAAAAACAAAACAAAAGCTTGAAGAAAAGCAACCGTACTGCATCGTTTGCTTGGAGGCAAAAGAGGCAAAATCTATTGAGCACATAGTGTCCGAATCTTTTGGAAATAAAACATATCTATTAGAAAAGGGCGCATTATGTGATGAATGTAATAACCTATTCTCAAAATTTGAAGAAACTGCTTTGAGTAGAACTGTGCTTGCCATGGAACGGGCTCGATTAGGAATGGCTTCCAAGAAAGGTAAAACGGCAAAGGGAACGTTCGGAAAACTAAAAGTTGAGGGGAATGATGAATTCAAAAAAAACTTTATTACAGCCTATGGATTAAAGAACGAGGATATCGTTGATTTTAATCCTGAAACTGGAGAGTTTAAACTTCATATACCTTCATTTGAAAAAAGTGCTGTCGCAACAGGGAAATTACTTTTAAAAACGGGAATTGAATCAATTTACCAATCGAGAAGAACAATTTATAATGAGTGCGACTTTACTGATTTACGAGAGCACTTACTTGGAATTAATAATACAGATTGGCCCTTTATTACAACTTCTTTAGAGCTCGACCATTTTTCTTGGGTTCCTTTCGGTAGAGAATTACCACCACTAATTAAAAAACAAATAAGACTTTGGTATAGTAATACGAGTGATGGTATTTTATTTAAGTTTAAGTATGGTGCAATTCCTATGATTATCAACCTAACTAATAGAGATTTGGAATGGGTTGCGGATTATACCTATGAACAGAATGATAAGAGGGTTTCTATCTATCCAGAACATTTCAGAAAGAAAGTAGATAAACTTCTTAGTGATGATTAG
- a CDS encoding helix-turn-helix transcriptional regulator — MAILRLKDIMKEKGVSREDLANKVGVSMTTISNISTEKNYPTIPLLLSMAEALDVDIREMFEPTKGGIISQGEANELKRILNEGLNILGMR; from the coding sequence ATGGCAATACTGAGATTAAAAGACATAATGAAAGAAAAGGGGGTGTCCAGAGAGGACCTTGCCAATAAGGTTGGTGTTTCTATGACGACAATTTCAAATATCAGTACAGAGAAGAATTATCCGACCATTCCATTATTATTATCGATGGCTGAAGCTCTAGATGTCGATATACGAGAGATGTTCGAGCCAACTAAAGGAGGGATAATATCTCAAGGAGAAGCAAATGAACTAAAAAGAATATTAAATGAAGGATTGAATATTTTAGGCATGCGCTAA
- a CDS encoding recombinase family protein: MKVFYFYSRISTSTQKANRQIENFKVHDGFNPSKVYIDKIQGNVPFMQRPEASKLFDVVTSSDETVILVVDSIDRLGRNLLDVLKTIELFSANGISLKSIKEGFTTLLDNGKENPTAKLVISVMGSIAEMERQRIKERTTEGIAIARANGKYQGRKYGSVQTTEKLLQRHSDIVKKLEKGLTIREIAQITGKSTATIQKVKKTVIVNEQ, encoded by the coding sequence ATGAAAGTTTTTTACTTCTATTCAAGAATTTCGACATCAACTCAAAAGGCAAATCGCCAGATTGAGAACTTTAAAGTTCATGATGGATTCAATCCATCGAAAGTTTATATCGACAAGATTCAAGGTAATGTTCCTTTTATGCAACGACCAGAAGCTTCAAAGTTGTTTGATGTAGTTACCTCATCGGATGAGACGGTGATTCTTGTTGTAGACAGCATTGACCGATTAGGAAGAAACTTGTTGGATGTGTTGAAGACGATTGAGCTTTTTTCGGCAAACGGAATCTCACTTAAATCTATCAAGGAAGGATTCACGACACTCCTAGATAATGGGAAGGAGAATCCAACTGCTAAACTTGTGATAAGTGTGATGGGTTCCATTGCCGAAATGGAACGTCAGAGAATCAAGGAAAGAACTACTGAGGGAATTGCTATTGCTCGGGCCAACGGAAAATATCAAGGACGGAAATACGGTAGTGTACAAACAACGGAAAAACTACTTCAAAGACATTCTGACATTGTGAAGAAACTAGAAAAAGGATTGACAATTCGAGAAATAGCACAAATTACAGGTAAATCGACTGCTACCATTCAAAAAGTAAAAAAAACAGTAATTGTTAATGAACAGTAA
- a CDS encoding helix-turn-helix domain-containing protein: MKNSKKEEKNLEELYLEKLGERLKHFRKKAGYSNYEYFAYENGFNRAQYGKYETGGNIQFNTLIKILKALNVSFEEFFKDFD, encoded by the coding sequence ATGAAAAACAGTAAAAAAGAAGAAAAGAATCTCGAAGAATTGTACCTAGAAAAATTAGGTGAACGTCTTAAGCATTTCCGAAAAAAAGCAGGTTATTCTAATTATGAATACTTTGCATATGAGAATGGATTCAACAGAGCTCAGTACGGTAAATATGAAACTGGAGGAAACATTCAGTTCAATACCTTGATTAAAATATTAAAGGCTCTCAATGTGTCATTTGAAGAGTTCTTTAAAGACTTCGATTAA
- a CDS encoding helix-turn-helix transcriptional regulator, translating to MNYIDLDDSDIPRGVHFKALIGLLEDALKEIEELKNEIVNLNHPHPIMTKEEVAELLGVSLRTVSNLVNQGELTPYYLGERLVRFKREEVIKSLKRLGNLFDPKKERFY from the coding sequence ATGAATTATATAGATTTAGATGATTCGGACATTCCAAGAGGGGTACACTTTAAAGCCCTTATTGGACTACTTGAGGATGCGTTAAAAGAAATTGAGGAGCTAAAAAATGAAATAGTCAATCTCAACCATCCTCACCCAATTATGACCAAGGAAGAAGTTGCTGAGCTACTAGGTGTAAGCTTAAGAACTGTATCTAACTTGGTAAATCAGGGAGAATTGACTCCCTACTATTTAGGTGAACGTTTAGTGAGATTCAAGCGTGAAGAGGTTATAAAATCTCTCAAAAGGCTTGGAAATCTCTTCGACCCTAAAAAAGAAAGGTTTTATTAA
- a CDS encoding site-specific integrase, whose protein sequence is MKKTNFYLKDKKTDSETTIMLCKRIRGKMFKYSTGIKVNPNHWDNDEKKVLKARKNYSRINQVLNKIQVHFDEAVYNYLADDSMSFVDIKEILDEKLDIERNRKNSNETLAFEDIWCVKWIDSLKVVRSEGTWRKKGYVLNSLIDFTKDTKFKLEFENIDMTFAENYKRWALNVKDAKGRNRYTKDNSIHKNIEIIKGFCRWAYERGYTKSNAFEQIKGFDQKYFAPFALSSRDLTTLMDIDFSLVDLNEYNIRPCNHARVKEALEKTRDAFVFRCLCGIRHGDYYQLDPSKIINNKLQLVTEKTKSVIYLSLHPYASSIILKYDYKVPKLMNQNENENLKLMAQISGFNEIIEIVYMQGAELVREDKYRWELVTTHTARKTFITNCLRAGIPPHIVMEIVGIKKASTLQRYINISKADIEESMEKLNNYLGSKSA, encoded by the coding sequence ATGAAAAAGACAAATTTTTATTTAAAAGACAAGAAAACGGATTCAGAAACAACAATAATGCTTTGTAAAAGAATTCGAGGTAAGATGTTCAAATACTCTACGGGTATAAAGGTAAATCCAAACCATTGGGATAATGATGAAAAGAAAGTTCTGAAAGCTAGAAAGAACTATTCTCGCATAAATCAGGTTTTAAATAAGATTCAAGTCCATTTTGATGAGGCGGTGTATAATTACTTGGCTGATGATTCAATGTCATTTGTAGACATTAAAGAGATTTTGGATGAGAAATTAGATATTGAAAGAAATCGAAAAAACTCTAATGAAACCCTTGCATTCGAGGATATTTGGTGTGTTAAGTGGATTGATTCTCTAAAGGTTGTAAGAAGTGAAGGTACATGGAGGAAAAAAGGCTATGTGTTGAATTCGTTGATTGATTTTACAAAGGATACGAAGTTCAAATTGGAATTTGAGAACATAGACATGACTTTTGCTGAAAATTATAAAAGATGGGCTTTAAATGTTAAAGATGCCAAAGGAAGAAACCGATATACCAAGGACAATTCCATTCATAAGAATATAGAGATAATAAAAGGGTTTTGTCGGTGGGCGTACGAGAGAGGTTATACTAAGTCGAATGCTTTCGAACAAATAAAGGGATTTGACCAAAAGTATTTCGCACCCTTCGCACTCAGTAGTCGTGATTTGACCACACTGATGGATATTGATTTCTCACTTGTAGATTTAAATGAATACAACATTAGACCTTGTAATCACGCTAGAGTTAAGGAAGCCTTAGAAAAAACTAGAGATGCCTTCGTTTTCAGATGCTTATGCGGGATTAGACACGGAGATTATTACCAACTGGACCCGAGTAAAATCATAAATAATAAACTCCAGTTAGTTACTGAGAAAACAAAGTCAGTTATTTATCTCAGTCTTCATCCTTATGCATCTTCAATCATATTGAAATACGATTATAAAGTACCAAAGTTGATGAACCAGAATGAGAATGAAAACCTCAAGCTTATGGCTCAGATTTCAGGATTTAATGAAATTATCGAGATTGTTTACATGCAGGGTGCAGAATTGGTCCGTGAAGACAAATATCGCTGGGAGCTCGTAACAACTCATACAGCTCGAAAGACTTTTATTACGAATTGTCTTCGAGCTGGAATTCCACCTCATATTGTAATGGAGATTGTTGGGATTAAGAAAGCCTCCACATTACAGAGATACATTAATATTAGCAAAGCCGACATTGAGGAGTCCATGGAAAAGCTAAATAATTACCTAGGCTCTAAATCAGCTTAA
- a CDS encoding site-specific integrase, whose protein sequence is MKTTQTFNVLFWIYKSRTKVNGQAPIYCRITVNGKRTQFSVNRDIDPKRWIPAAGIAKGTSEEARTLNAYLDMVKGEIHKHYNRLLASGEFISADTVKNSYLGLGEEQKSLIETFEYHNDQMKELIGVDVVKATHTKFETVLKKLKLYLKKQYKRSDIQLQELDHKFIVDFEYFLKVDQDIGHNTVMKYIRNLKKVMNMAVMNNWLVKNPFNNFKCSTKKVKREILTEKELQTLSEKEFPIQRLEEVRDIFLFCCFTGYAFVDVEKLRPSDVALGIDGGKWIFTNRKKTGTTSNVPLLPPAQEIIEKYAEHPYCISKGKLLPVKSNQKMNAYLKEIADVCSISKKLTMHIARHTFATTVTLSNGVPIETVSRLLGHTKLATTQIYAQVLEHKVSSDMSILREKFDKEQKETKIAN, encoded by the coding sequence ATGAAAACAACGCAAACATTCAATGTGCTGTTCTGGATTTACAAATCAAGAACCAAGGTAAACGGCCAGGCTCCCATCTATTGCAGAATTACAGTAAATGGTAAGCGTACACAATTTTCGGTAAATCGGGATATCGATCCTAAAAGGTGGATACCGGCTGCCGGAATTGCTAAAGGCACTTCAGAAGAAGCCCGCACATTAAACGCCTACCTGGACATGGTCAAAGGAGAAATCCACAAACACTATAATCGTTTACTGGCCAGTGGTGAATTCATCTCTGCAGACACAGTTAAGAATAGCTATCTCGGATTGGGTGAAGAACAAAAAAGCCTGATAGAAACTTTCGAGTATCACAATGATCAGATGAAAGAACTGATTGGGGTTGATGTAGTAAAAGCTACACATACTAAGTTTGAAACAGTCCTCAAAAAATTGAAGCTCTATCTCAAAAAACAATACAAGCGTTCCGATATACAACTGCAGGAGCTCGATCATAAATTCATTGTTGACTTTGAATATTTCTTGAAGGTTGATCAAGATATTGGCCATAATACCGTAATGAAATATATCCGGAATTTGAAAAAAGTGATGAACATGGCTGTAATGAATAACTGGCTCGTTAAAAACCCATTCAATAATTTCAAATGTTCAACCAAGAAAGTCAAGCGTGAAATCCTTACAGAAAAAGAACTGCAAACACTATCCGAGAAAGAATTTCCCATCCAACGCTTGGAAGAAGTTCGCGATATTTTCCTGTTCTGCTGTTTCACAGGTTATGCTTTTGTGGATGTAGAAAAACTTAGACCCTCAGATGTTGCTTTGGGTATTGATGGTGGCAAGTGGATCTTTACTAACCGGAAAAAGACCGGCACCACTTCCAATGTTCCTCTTTTGCCTCCGGCACAAGAGATCATTGAGAAATATGCAGAGCATCCTTACTGTATTTCAAAAGGAAAATTACTACCGGTTAAGAGCAATCAAAAAATGAACGCCTACCTGAAGGAAATTGCAGATGTCTGTAGTATCTCCAAAAAGCTAACCATGCACATTGCCCGTCATACCTTTGCAACAACGGTTACCCTTTCCAATGGCGTTCCCATTGAAACGGTTTCCCGATTGCTGGGTCACACCAAATTGGCAACTACTCAGATTTACGCCCAGGTGTTGGAACATAAGGTGAGCAGTGACATGAGTATTTTAAGAGAAAAGTTTGACAAGGAACAAAAAGAAACAAAAATTGCAAATTAG
- a CDS encoding LytR/AlgR family response regulator transcription factor, which yields MKALIIEDEGAARRRLESFVNDHSDLDLIGSASSGSEAIKLIDSTDSDILLMDIQLKDMTSFEVLNEIKEEYKGTIIFITAYNHFAVKAFEVFALDYVLKPYSEERLFQAVNRSLKHRNPPTKEMYAILESLHFPNKICIPEGKTSHLFENDQIEWIKADGYYCEIHTVEGTMRLIRILLKEVHHLLPDNFIRISRSVVLNKKFVSSFRSDTSETTFVLKSGKEFIGKKSYYNP from the coding sequence ATGAAAGCATTAATTATTGAGGATGAAGGAGCGGCTCGAAGAAGACTTGAGAGTTTTGTTAATGATCACTCAGATTTAGATTTGATAGGAAGTGCTTCATCTGGATCTGAAGCTATTAAATTAATTGATTCCACGGATTCCGATATACTTCTGATGGATATTCAACTAAAGGACATGACCTCATTTGAGGTTTTGAACGAAATTAAAGAGGAATATAAGGGAACTATTATTTTCATTACAGCATATAATCATTTTGCTGTCAAGGCTTTTGAAGTTTTTGCACTAGACTATGTGCTTAAACCTTATTCTGAAGAGAGGTTGTTCCAAGCTGTCAACCGCTCTTTAAAGCATAGAAATCCACCCACCAAGGAAATGTATGCAATTTTGGAGTCTCTACATTTTCCAAATAAAATTTGTATACCAGAAGGCAAAACATCACATTTATTTGAAAATGATCAAATTGAATGGATAAAAGCAGACGGTTATTACTGCGAAATACACACAGTTGAAGGCACAATGAGGTTAATTAGAATTCTACTTAAAGAGGTGCATCATTTGTTGCCAGATAACTTTATACGAATTTCTAGATCTGTAGTCCTTAACAAGAAATTTGTTTCTTCATTCAGGAGTGATACTTCTGAAACAACTTTCGTTTTAAAAAGTGGCAAAGAGTTTATTGGAAAAAAGAGCTACTACAATCCCTAA
- a CDS encoding sensor histidine kinase, producing the protein MEENKNINQGSVALISWIIIVFINFFQLLYVKYTLPGKFDWDDVFYYPITSLTIGILLIYLFLLPVFSRIRKLRIGLQIPLFIIHGITYTTIYIVFIFLQIALWSDNLALDSFPDAVHRFFYTDFHNIAKNYFFLLAIYIAVEYVNKRAKTLIKQKELENQLKEVKLQALESKLHPHFLFNALNGITALVNEDPKKAEKVIIELSDLLRFSLEGNLQALITIKEELGFLEKYLSIEKMRYEDQLEITFQIDENVDLGKRDIPPLILQPLLENAIIHGFKGFSRTLKIVIEISANKIRVKNNGSRLRKNIEFGTGLRIVQQRISHHNKLSTINLYEEEDFVVCEISDLDL; encoded by the coding sequence ATGGAAGAGAACAAAAACATAAATCAAGGATCTGTAGCTTTAATCAGCTGGATTATTATTGTGTTCATAAATTTCTTCCAATTACTTTATGTGAAATATACCTTGCCAGGTAAATTTGATTGGGATGATGTATTTTATTATCCTATTACTTCTCTGACTATAGGTATATTACTCATTTACTTATTTCTTCTACCCGTATTTTCGCGAATAAGGAAACTAAGAATTGGCCTTCAGATACCACTTTTTATTATCCATGGTATTACATATACTACTATTTATATAGTTTTTATTTTTCTTCAAATTGCGCTCTGGTCAGATAACCTTGCGCTAGATTCCTTCCCTGATGCTGTTCATAGGTTCTTCTATACCGATTTTCACAATATTGCCAAAAACTATTTTTTCTTGCTGGCCATCTATATTGCCGTTGAGTATGTTAATAAACGGGCAAAAACTCTGATTAAACAAAAGGAACTCGAAAATCAATTGAAAGAAGTGAAGCTTCAGGCTTTGGAGTCTAAATTGCATCCACACTTTCTTTTTAATGCACTTAATGGAATAACAGCACTTGTGAATGAAGACCCGAAAAAAGCTGAGAAGGTAATAATTGAATTGAGCGATCTTCTCAGATTCTCCTTAGAGGGCAATCTACAAGCCTTAATTACCATAAAAGAAGAACTTGGGTTTTTAGAAAAATATTTATCAATTGAGAAAATGCGCTACGAGGATCAATTGGAAATTACCTTTCAAATTGACGAAAACGTTGATCTAGGGAAAAGAGACATACCACCCTTAATATTACAACCTCTATTAGAAAATGCAATAATTCATGGTTTTAAAGGATTTAGCCGAACTTTAAAAATTGTCATTGAAATAAGTGCGAATAAAATCAGGGTTAAGAATAATGGTTCTCGATTGAGGAAAAACATAGAATTTGGAACTGGCTTAAGAATTGTTCAACAGAGAATCAGTCATCATAATAAATTATCTACGATAAATCTATATGAAGAAGAAGACTTTGTAGTTTGTGAAATAAGTGATTTGGACCTATGA
- a CDS encoding nuclear transport factor 2 family protein — MKVLNTLFLVFIVVGSYAQSNDSLAVVSTTEKYIQAFYQSNPDWLEEVLHPELIKRTTKSYGDSQEFIITNGKIVMVELSKIFNSKGQYNNLSSAEIEVLDITGNMATVKLLAEKWVDYLHLVKLNNEWKIVNVIWTMI, encoded by the coding sequence ATGAAAGTTCTTAACACTTTGTTTCTGGTATTTATTGTCGTTGGTTCATATGCGCAATCTAACGATTCTCTTGCTGTTGTTTCAACCACTGAAAAATATATTCAAGCATTTTATCAGAGTAATCCAGATTGGCTAGAGGAAGTTTTGCATCCAGAACTTATTAAAAGAACAACTAAGTCCTATGGGGACTCACAAGAATTCATTATAACAAATGGAAAGATTGTAATGGTTGAACTTTCAAAAATTTTTAATTCAAAAGGACAATATAATAACCTGAGTTCTGCAGAAATAGAAGTTTTGGATATAACTGGAAATATGGCCACCGTTAAGCTATTAGCTGAAAAATGGGTCGACTATTTACATCTTGTAAAACTTAATAATGAATGGAAAATAGTCAATGTAATTTGGACAATGATATAA
- a CDS encoding DUF2177 family protein: MNKVKAILIATAVAFVVMFTLGGVWNALILEDFYISNSPEILRPAEEFNLGVIALGYLILTLIMAFIVMVNMGENPKFVGGFMFGATFGLAATLPLYLILFGRWDFSLNYAMVDTGWHFFEQGIGGLLMTALYFKLYNPKNIND; encoded by the coding sequence ATGAATAAAGTAAAAGCAATTTTGATAGCTACGGCAGTAGCATTTGTAGTAATGTTCACCTTAGGAGGAGTATGGAATGCACTAATACTTGAAGATTTTTATATATCGAACTCTCCAGAAATTTTGAGACCTGCTGAGGAGTTTAACCTTGGAGTGATAGCATTAGGTTATCTTATTCTAACCCTTATAATGGCTTTTATAGTGATGGTGAACATGGGCGAAAACCCAAAATTTGTAGGAGGATTTATGTTTGGAGCTACATTTGGTCTCGCTGCGACTCTTCCATTATACCTGATACTGTTCGGTAGATGGGACTTTTCTCTAAACTATGCCATGGTAGACACTGGTTGGCATTTTTTTGAACAAGGAATAGGAGGTTTACTAATGACCGCACTTTACTTTAAGCTATATAATCCAAAAAATATTAATGACTAA
- a CDS encoding alpha/beta hydrolase family protein, which yields MKLNLLYPFLFCAFLLKSCGVNAQLENDSNLIPRNVIFDLKDRKELVKLLPNGSTIFYVKGAYQPIPDNRIFFRNKADMQKELSITFTGAVGDYKILNNSQILVKLLSPQGQSVELYSFKDSSSNIIFKDLYRNIRWLAFSENNQSAAFVAMPFNANPILFTYNFGTNKMDTLSNVAQGHYPLFFDDSLNVVAGERIDQETGDKILAYYKNGEWNELVSYKWSAERFLRPGLKSIVGVSSDGQEIYYTDNSNTDRTVLKSFDIVSEESKLLITEQKSDLMINTFILNSASGKPIAMANHYANRSWNVIDSKYEKDFEILEQKFSDFQVLDISPDSRYWIIEEMTGGANVSYIYDQELKTHKRLFTDHDVLEKCPLINRFYNTIESYDGLELPIQYYLSEKFDENKDGIPDQKMPAIVYVHGGPWQGWMEDFWLITRHLQLLADRGYLVVYAQFRGSLTYGKEFLDAGNNQWGDGMVKDKVTIANWLVEEKNISKDKIGIFGWSYGGYAALAGAAFSPETYACAISLYGPTYLDAPQAENAFGYSPNSLQRIADVTTDKGMELAYKHSPLYAVDKINIPILMSTGAKDDRVPQMQMDKMAEALYKNDKEVTYFVYPEEGHDYVTKEAWTTFWSITEQFLSTHLGGMAEPKNNEDYSILDMKYQSEN from the coding sequence ATGAAATTGAACCTTTTATATCCTTTCCTGTTCTGCGCTTTTCTATTAAAAAGCTGTGGTGTAAATGCTCAGTTGGAAAACGATTCTAATCTTATTCCTAGAAATGTAATTTTTGATCTTAAGGATCGCAAAGAATTGGTCAAATTATTACCGAATGGATCAACCATCTTCTATGTCAAAGGCGCATATCAACCTATTCCAGACAATAGAATCTTTTTTAGAAATAAAGCTGATATGCAAAAAGAGTTATCCATCACTTTTACTGGCGCTGTTGGAGACTATAAGATATTGAACAATTCTCAGATATTAGTTAAGTTGCTGAGTCCACAGGGGCAATCAGTAGAGTTATATTCTTTTAAAGACTCTAGTTCTAATATAATCTTTAAAGATTTGTATAGAAATATTCGCTGGCTTGCTTTTTCTGAAAATAATCAGTCTGCAGCGTTTGTTGCAATGCCTTTCAATGCAAACCCGATACTTTTCACCTATAACTTTGGCACAAACAAAATGGATACCTTGTCCAATGTCGCACAAGGTCATTACCCCTTGTTTTTTGATGATAGTTTGAATGTAGTTGCCGGTGAAAGAATTGACCAAGAAACAGGAGATAAAATTCTTGCTTACTATAAAAATGGTGAATGGAATGAATTGGTCTCATACAAATGGTCTGCAGAACGATTTCTTCGACCTGGGCTCAAATCAATAGTTGGCGTAAGTTCAGATGGACAAGAAATTTATTACACTGACAATTCCAATACGGATAGAACGGTTTTGAAATCGTTTGATATTGTCTCTGAAGAATCAAAATTATTGATTACAGAGCAAAAATCTGACCTAATGATAAATACATTCATTCTAAATAGCGCATCCGGAAAACCAATAGCCATGGCAAATCACTATGCCAATAGATCATGGAACGTAATAGACTCAAAATATGAGAAGGATTTTGAAATTTTAGAACAAAAATTTTCTGATTTTCAAGTTCTAGACATTAGCCCGGACTCAAGATATTGGATCATTGAGGAAATGACAGGTGGTGCGAATGTATCATATATATATGATCAGGAACTAAAGACACATAAGCGACTGTTTACGGATCATGATGTATTAGAAAAATGTCCTCTTATAAATAGATTTTACAATACTATTGAGTCATATGATGGTTTAGAATTACCAATTCAGTACTATCTGTCTGAGAAGTTTGATGAAAATAAAGATGGTATTCCAGATCAAAAAATGCCTGCTATTGTTTATGTCCATGGAGGTCCATGGCAAGGATGGATGGAGGACTTTTGGCTAATAACAAGACACTTACAACTTCTAGCGGACAGAGGCTATCTTGTAGTTTACGCTCAATTCAGAGGATCTTTAACATATGGGAAGGAATTCCTAGATGCAGGAAATAATCAATGGGGTGATGGAATGGTCAAAGACAAAGTTACGATTGCCAATTGGCTTGTGGAAGAAAAAAATATTTCAAAAGATAAAATTGGCATCTTCGGTTGGTCTTATGGTGGATATGCCGCTCTAGCGGGGGCAGCTTTTTCTCCTGAAACCTATGCCTGTGCTATCAGTTTATACGGGCCAACATATCTAGATGCTCCACAAGCAGAAAACGCCTTTGGATATTCGCCCAACAGTTTACAGCGAATAGCTGATGTAACTACTGATAAAGGAATGGAACTGGCCTATAAACATTCTCCTTTGTATGCTGTAGATAAGATTAATATCCCTATTCTAATGTCAACCGGAGCTAAAGATGATCGCGTTCCTCAAATGCAAATGGATAAGATGGCTGAGGCCTTATATAAAAATGATAAAGAGGTAACTTATTTTGTATATCCAGAAGAAGGTCATGATTATGTAACAAAGGAGGCTTGGACAACTTTTTGGAGCATTACTGAGCAATTTCTGAGTACCCATTTAGGAGGAATGGCTGAGCCTAAAAACAATGAAGATTATTCAATTTTAGATATGAAATATCAATCAGAAAATTAA